From a single Falco rusticolus isolate bFalRus1 chromosome 17, bFalRus1.pri, whole genome shotgun sequence genomic region:
- the IGFN1 gene encoding immunoglobulin-like and fibronectin type III domain-containing protein 1 isoform X7, producing the protein MTSHQAVRSFKKSSIPGVVITQFVDDIPKGCSTPDFERKPVTLTLQEGKNAIFRAVVKGVPTPDVKWTRMRGGMDDPAKYETFFNNITNEFILQINQLTTDDSDLYRCCAVNEYGEAACSAGLRIIQVGFKRKAKYVPVHPADELKKMLQDFRKLLRKRAPAPKPKPLDKEAVWQLLLHADRRDYEKICMKYGIVDFRGMLRKLQELRKDAESEQGELIHSIKNFGHIKVNKEGKAMFTLEMDLKNSNSKVYLLKDGERVRYGTEDEYRKYCLRRIGKRYNFIVNDVQPEDAGMYQVRVEDVPVFSTELDAESIPVRFERPLSDVRCPEEQDAVFECNLRTPCYDAVWLHKTHLLEASEKHQISVTPDGLTHQLIIKNVVPSDNGMYTLDTGLCSSNAWLVVEYAKGKRRQHEGDEREKSEWLKETLPDKDRAKKLRRREYVGDEDNLMDTGTEEDGLYRNGQGHSIDMDRNRRFLGKDELHGAHGNGRMGFGQFSGAGLDGDSVASDGSVFGLKGLGGKSGLRPFHGKDSVTDRADTGDELGEVGERHSVGGRDDGTLGAVNIGMGDRGVGSQRDKDGRLGDASYKAGFGSVGRLGATDGSSVLGRLDHDSAGGGDGKGDRFSRTSLGTGARKNVADTETAGGMRTSYGKDGLPTAADMNGASMNRGQTGTPYGKDGPTLNASGHLGQAGRSGLLYGPGGLPAGDRAISGAGGSTTGEMEALYDPDGHPFGARLGDAGVADARGIGSPYGKDGFPAGKAIVGAGVDGADIYRTSYGKDGLPGGTGIGGAGITGAGGVGYPYGKDGLPAGAGVGGAAGVGSPYGKDGLPAGAGAGVGSPYGKGGLPAGAGAGAMGVGYPYGKDDLPAGAVVGSAGGFASPYGKDGLPAGAGIGVAGAAGVGSPYGKDGLPAGAGVGGAGVGGVGYPYGKDGLPAGAGVGGVGSPYGKDGLPAGAGAGAAGAGGVGSPYGMDGFTAGAGVGAGAGAGGVGSPYGKDGLPAGAGVGAGAGAMGVGYPYGKDGLPAGADVGSAGGFASPYGKDGLPAGAGTGIAGAAGVGSPYGKDGLPAGAAGLGSPYGKDGLPAGADVGGAGGFASPCGKDGLPAGAGIGAAGAGGVGSPYGKDGLPAGAGIGVAGAGGVGSPYGKDGLPAGAGIGVAGAGGVGSPYGKDGLPAGAGIGVAGAGGVGSPYGKDGLPAGAGAGAAGAGGVGSPYGKDGFTAGAGVGAGASAGGVGSPYGTDGLPAGAGAGVGSPYGKGGLPAGAGVGAGAGAMGVGYPYGKDGLPAGADVGGAGGFASPYGKDGLPAGAGVGAAGAGGFASPYGKDGLPAGAGIGVAGAGGVGSPYGKDGLPAGAGIGVAGAAGIGSPYGKDGLPAGAGIGVAGAGGVGSPYGKDGLPAGVGVGAGGVGSPYGKDGLPAGAGVGGAGVGGIGSLYGKDGLPAGAGFGAGGVGSPCGKDGLPAGAGVAGAGVEGVGSPYGKDGLPAGAGAGVAGAAGIGSPYGKDGLPAGAGAGAAGAGGVGSPYGMDGFTAGVGAGAGAGGVGSPYGTDGLPAGAGAGVGSPYGKGGLPAGAGVGAGAGAMGVGYPYGKDGLPAGADVGSAGGFVSPYGKDGLPAGAGVAGAGGVVYPYGKDGIPAGAGAGVAGAAGIGSPYGKDGLPAGAGVGAAGAGGVGSPYGKDGVPAGAGIGVAHAGAVGSPYGKGGFPAGSYGDAGLAGAGEFVSSYGKDGLPGRMGTGFGTGASDFGGFGSPYGKDGLPGGHEAGAGVSGARGVGSFYGKDGLPTGTVGGAARVPFGGEESVGSYRGKDSMLSRGQGYMGGSGGDSFSSEGGGVAGSAIRGAGSPYGKDTGSAGARAGMGGGGRLGGDERGLHSVRGKEDAVGRGGEYRHGSHPGKSSMGGEPGKGTASDFRGSGNKGSSDDRGSHSGQVDAKGQDRDLGQVDSLYGKNSAFGGTGSKSRNRSADGRNSGGFGQGSVDYGQMSDLYGGPPSVNLREQEPSLDIKANDFLSTESMEKRRRYCLDDLKAPRCFINKQLFDVRVLKGEPAELSCTVSKDEVTGTWFKDGLKLKNMDGIFFEKKGLVHKLIINKVEDIHAGKYRFEGGDIKTEASVFVEDPPQVDKVLLKNLTSVPTVAKAGQQVKIKIPFEGRLPVRTTWLKDRMELADDTRIRVDKTETFTMLSISSSERKDCGDYKVRLKNDSGVLEINLKLVVIDKPQPPAGPIKVVESSANDITIQWKPPKDDGGKPVQSYIVESQQVGKNDWVTLGEVPRSCTTFTTNKVEQDMSYYFRVRAVNAEGTSDALESDEVKAVSKASPGAPDPPEIVSASKDTITISWKAPRKTGSSQIVGYIIQKRKKGTVTWLPVNNVPIADKKLKMTSLKKGLQYEFRVAAVNAAGIGDASEPSQPVFARDSTKPPGPVQDLKVSSSNSTSVTLTWKRPEAKDGMDVKGYEVEMRSSNNLSWTKCNTLPIEVATYTVKGLQAKEIYFLRVRAINDSGSGEATEVEACIEAAPAVVSPRILIDDKVKSSLVIKAGNTIRVDIPFEASPDPVVTWLKDGLPLPNRATINTKDGTTQLLIGAAEFTDSGIYTVELQNGLGKRETFSFQVRVTDTPQSPGPIQLQENVPNTVTVTWEPSPSEKWESDLYYTVLKRESQKGLWHVVGDLIYTNKFTFTKLIPGRDYYFRVVAKNNLGASGPSETLKPWRIQKPKAECHVKPQKYRGVNQNQPPRFLVPLKPHVVTTGSECRMSCAVGGHPSPKITWYKDSRDLSNDPAYFCTNDFGVCSLVILGVTKCDEGQYMVEATNESGHAFSKAFLTIKDSTL; encoded by the exons ATGACAAGCCATCAGGCAG TAAGATCCTTCAAGAAATCTTCCATCCCAGGAGTTGTTATAACCCAGTTTGTGGATGATATTCCAAAAGGATGCAGCACACCTGACTTTGAGCGGAAACCCGTCACTCTGACATTGCAGGAAG gtaaaaatgccattttcagaGCTGTCGTCAAAGGTGTCCCAACCCCTGACGTGAAATGGACACGTATGCGAGGAGGAATGGATGATCCTGCCAAATACGAAACATTCTTCAATAACATTACAAATGAATTCATTCTGCAG ATAAACCAACTGACTACAGATGACAGTGATTTGTATCGTTGCTGTGCTGTGAATGAATATGGGGAAGCTGCATGCTCTGCCGGCCTCAGGATCATACAAG TTGGCTTTAAGAGGAAAGCGAAATACGTTCCTGTTCATCCTGCTGATG AGTTAAAGAAGATGCTTCAGGACTTCAGGAAGCTGCTGAGGAAGCG GGCCCcagcaccaaaaccaaaacccttgGACAAAGAAGCAGTCTGGCAACTGTTGCTGCATGCAGATAGGAGAGATTATGAAAAAATCTGTATGAAATACGGAATTGTTGACTTCCGTGGGATGCTGAgaaagctgcaggagctgaggaagGACGCGGAGAGTGAACAAGGAGAG CTAATACACAGTATCAAAAACTTTGGACACATCAAGGTCAACAAGGAGGGAAAAGCTATGTTCACTCTGGAGATGGACCTGAAAAATAGTAATAGCAAAGTTTATCTGCTGAAG GATGGTGAGAGGGTCAGATATGGAACGGAGGATGAATACAGAAAGTACTGCCtgaggagaattggaaaaaggtatAATTTCATTGTCAACGATGTACAGCCAGAAGATGCAGGCATGTACCAAGTCAGAGTGGAGGACGTACCTGTTTTCTCAACTGAACTGGATGCTGAAT CCATCCCTGTGAGATTTGAGCGGCCACTCAGTGATGTGCGCTGTCCTGAGGAACAAGATGCCGTCTTTGAATGTAACCTACGCACACCCTGCTACGACGCTGTGTGGCTACACAAAACCCACCTCCTCGAAGCAAGTGAGAAGCACCAGATCTCCGTAACACCTGACGGTCTGACCCACCAGCTGATTATCAAAAACGTTGTGCCCTCTGACAATGGCATGTACACGCTCGACACCGGACTCTGCTCCTCAAATGCCTGGCTTGTTGTAGAGT ATgccaaaggaaagagaagacagCATGAAGGAGATGAAAGAGAGAAATCTGAGTGGCTGAAAGAAACATTACCAGATAAAGACAGGGCTAAGAAACTTCGACGCAGAGAATATGTTGGTGATGAAGATAATCTTATGGACACTGGCACGGAAGAAGATGGCTTGTACAGAAATGGTCAAGGCCATTCCATTGATATGGATAGAAACCGTAGATTTTTGGGAAAAGATGAGCTACATGGAGCCCATGGAAATGGAAGGATGGGATTTGGGCAGTTTTCTGGAGCAGGCCTAGATGGAGACTCAGTGGCAAGTGATGGTAGTGTCTTTGGATTAAAAGGCTTAGGAGGCAAAAGTGGGCTAAGGCCTTTCCATGGCAAGGATTCTGTGACAGACAGAGCAGACACTGGTGATGAATTAGGAGAAGTGGGTGAACGGCATTCTGTGGGTGGCAGAGATGATGGTACGCTGGGTGCTGTTAACATTGGCATGGGTGATAGAGGTGTGGGCTCTCAGCGTGACAAGGATGGTAGATTAGGTGATGCTAGTTACAAAGCTGGCTTTGGGAGTGTTGGGAGATTAGGTGCTACTGATGGAAGTTCTGTGTTAGGCAGACTCGATCATGattcagctggaggaggagatggTAAAGGTGATCGGTTCAGTCGGACTAGTCTGGGGACTGGAGCTAGAAAAAATGTTGCAGATACTGAGACTGCAGGAGGAATGAGGACCTCCTATGGCAAGGATGGTCTGCCAACTGCAGCCGATATGAATGGTGCAAGCATGAACAGAGGACAAACAGGGACTCCCTATGGCAAGGATGGCCCGACACTTAATGCTAGCGGTCATTTAGGTCAGGCAGGAAGGTCAGGCTTGCTATATGGCCCAGGCGGTCTTCCAGCTGGAGACAGGGCTATATCTGGTGCAGGTGGCAGTACCACAGGAGAAATGGAGGCATTGTACGATCCAGATGGTCATCCATTTGGAGCACGTCTTGGTGATGCTGGTGTAGCTGATGCACGTGGAATTGGGTCTCCCTATGGAAAGGATGGTTTCCCAGCTGGCAAAGCCATTGTTGGTGCCGGTGTAGATGGTGCAGACATATATAGGACTTCTTATGGAAAGGATGGTCTCCCAGGTGGCACAGGCATTGGTGGTGCTGGTATAACTGGTGCTGGGGGAGTTGGGTATCCCTATGGAAAGGATGGTCTTCCAGCTGGTGCAGGTGTTGGTGGTGCAGCGGGAGTTGGGTCTCCCTATGGCAAGGATGGtctcccagctggtgcaggtgcTGGTGTTGGTTCTCCCTATGGGAAGGGTGGtctcccagctggtgcag GTGCTGGTGCAATGGGAGTTGGGTATCCATATGGCAAGGATGATCTTCCAGCTGGTGCTGTTGTAGGTAGTGCAGGGGGATTTGCATCTCCCTATGGAAAGGATGGtctcccagctggtgcaggtATTGGTGTAGCTGGTGCAGCAGGAGTTGGGTCACCATATGGAAAGGATGGtctcccagctggtgcag gtgtTGGCGGTGCTGGTGTAGGGGGAGTTGGGTATCCATATGGAAAGGATGGTCTTCCAGCAGGTGCTGGTGTAGGGGGAGTTGGTTCTCCCTATGGAAAGGATGGtctcccagctggtgcaggtgcaggtgcagctggtgcagggggaGTTGGATCTCCGTATGGAATGGATGGATTTACAGCTGGTGCTGGTGTTGGtgcaggtgctggtgcagggggagTTGGGTCTCCCTACGGAAAGGATGGtctcccagctggtgcaggtgtTGGTGCAGGTGCTGGTGCAATGGGAGTTGGGTATCCCTATGGCAAGGATGGTCTTCCAGCTGGTGCTGATGTAGGTAGTGCAGGGGGATTTGCGTCTCCCTATGGAAAGGATGGtctcccagctggtgcaggtACTGGTATAGCTGGTGCAGCGGGAGTTGGGTCACCATATGGAAAGGATGGtctcccagctggtgcag CGGGTCTTGGGTCACCATATGGAAAGGATGGTCTCCCAGCTGGTGCTGATGTAGGTGGTGCAGGGGGATTTGCGTCTCCGTGTGGAAAGGATGGtctcccagctggtgcaggtattggtgcagctggtgcagggggtGTTGGGTCTCCCTATGGGAAGGATGGtctcccagctggtgcaggtATTGGtgtagctggtgcagggggagTTGGGTCACCATATGGAAAGGATGGtctcccagctggtgcaggtATTGGtgtagctggtgcagggggtGTTGGGTCTCCCTATGGGAAGGATGGtctcccagctggtgcaggtATTGGtgtagctggtgcagggggtGTTGGGTCTCCCTATGGGAAGGATGGtctcccagctggtgcaggtgctggtgcagctggtgcagggggaGTTGGATCTCCATATGGAAAGGATGGATTTACAGCTGGTGCTGGTGTTGGTGCAGGTGCTAGTGCAGGGGGAGTTGGGTCTCCCTACGGAACGGATGGtctcccagctggtgcaggtgcTGGTGTTGGTTCTCCCTATGGGAAGGGTGGtctcccagctggtgcaggtgtTGGTGCAGGTGCTGGTGCAATGGGAGTTGGGTATCCCTATGGCAAGGATGGTCTTCCAGCTGGTGCTGATGTAGGTGGTGCAGGGGGATTTGCGTCTCCCTATGGAAAGGATGGtctcccagctggtgcaggtgttggtgcagctggtgcagggggaTTTGCGTCTCCCTATGGAAAGGATGGtctcccagctggtgcaggtATTGGtgtagctggtgcagggggagTTGGTTCTCCCTATGGAAAGGATGGtctcccagctggtgcaggtATTGGTGTAGCTGGTGCAGCGGGTATTGGGTCACCATATGGAAAGGATGGtctcccagctggtgcaggtATTGGtgtagctggtgcagggggagTTGGTTCTCCCTATGGAAAGGATGGTCTCCCAGCTGGAGTAGGTGTTGGTGCAGGGGGAGTGGGGTCTCCCTATGGAAAGGATGGTCTTCCAGCAGGTGCTGGTGTTGGCGGTGCTGGTGTAGGAGGAATTGGTTCTCTCTATGGAAAGGATGGtctcccagctggtgcaggttTTGGAGCAGGGGGAGTGGGGTCTCCCTGTGGAAAGGATGGTCTTCCAGCCGGTGCTGGTGTTGCCGGTGCTGGTGTAGAGGGAGTTGGTTCTCCCTATGGAAAGGATGGtctcccagctggtgcaggtgcTGGTGTAGCTGGTGCAGCGGGTATTGGGTCACCATATGGAAAGGATGGTCTCCCAGCTG GtgcaggtgctggtgcagctggtgcagggggaGTTGGATCTCCATATGGAATGGATGGATTTACAGCTGGTGTTGGtgcaggtgctggtgcagggggagTTGGGTCTCCCTACGGAACGGATGGtctcccagctggtgcaggtgcTGGTGTTGGTTCTCCCTATGGGAAGGGTGGtctcccagctggtgcaggtgtTGGTGCAGGTGCTGGTGCAATGGGAGTTGGGTATCCCTATGGCAAGGATGGTCTTCCAGCTGGTGCTGATGTAGGTAGTGCAGGGGGATTTGTGTCTCCGTATGGAAAGGATGGTCTTCCAGCAGGTGCTGGtgtagctggtgcagggggagTTGTGTATCCATATGGAAAGGATGGTatcccagctggtgcaggtgcTGGTGTAGCTGGTGCAGCGGGTATTGGGTCACCATATGGAAAGGATGGtctcccagctggtgcaggtgttggtgcagctggtgcagggggaGTTGGTTCTCCCTATGGAAAGGATGGTgtcccagctggtgcaggtATTGGTGTAGCTCACGCAGGGGCAGTTGGTTCTCCTTATGGAAAGGGTGGTTTCCCAGCTGGGAGTTATGGTGATGCTGGCTTAGCTGGTGCAGgtgaatttgtttcttcttatgGAAAAGATGGTCTTCCAGGTCGAATGGGAACCGGATTTGGTACTGGTGCATCtgattttggtggttttggatCTCCATATGGAAAGGATGGTCTCCCAGGTGGGCATGAGGCTGGTGCTGGTGTATCTGGTGCAAGGGGTGTTGGTTCTTTCTACGGCAAGGATGGTCTCCCAACTGGGACTGTGGGAGGAGCTGCTCGTGTTCCGTTTGGAGGTGAAGAATCAGTGGGATCTTATCGTGGCAAGGATAGTATGCTGAGTAGAGGTCAGGGATATATGGGTGGATCAGGAGGAGACAGCTTTTCCTCAGAAGGTGGTGGTGTTGCAGGGTCTGCAATACGGGGTGCTGGGTCTCCCTACGGCAAGGACACTGGGTctgctggggccagggctggcatgggtggtggtgggaggctGGGAGGTGATGAAAGGGGGTTACATTCAGTCCGTGGTAAAGAAGATGCTGTTGGACGAGGTGGTGAATATAGGCACGGTTCACATCCTGGCAAATCTTCTATGGGAGGTGAACCTGGAAAGGGCACTGCCAGTGATTTCAGAGGATCAGGGAACAAAGGTTCATCTGATGACAGAGGTTCGCATTCAGGTCAAGTTGATGCCAAGGGTCAGGACAGAGATTTAGGCCAGGTAGACTCCCTTTATGGCAAAAATTCTGCCTTTGGAGGGACAGGGAGTAAATCCCGTAACAGATCTGCTGATGGGAGGAATTCAGGTGGTTTTGGTCAAGGTTCAGTGGATTATGGCCAGATGTCAGATCTTTATGGTGGACCTCCTTCAGTAAATCTGAGAGAACAGGAACCCAGCCTTGATATTAAAGCCAATGATTTCTTGAGTACGGAAAGTATGGAAAAAAGAAGACGTTACTGTCTAGATGATCTGAAAG CACCACGCTGTTTTATCAACAAACAGTTATTTGATGTCAGAGTCCTGAAAGGGGAACCAGCCGAGCTGTCTTGCACTGTCAGTAAAGATGAAGTGACAGGAACCTGGTTTAAAGATGGATTAAAG TTAAAAAACATGGATGGaatcttttttgaaaagaaaggtcTAGTCCACAAACTAATTATTAATAAAGTGGAAGATATTCATGCCGGGAAATACAGGTTTGAAGGTGGGGATATAAAAACTGAAGCTTCAGTTTTTGTTGAAG ATCCTCCACAGGTTGACAAAGTTCTCCTCAAAAACTTAACAAGCGTTCCTACTGTGGCCAAGGCAGGGCAGCAAGTAAAGATCAAGATCCCTTTTGAAGGTCGGCTACCAGTCAGAACAACATGGCTGAAGGACAGAATGGAGCTAGCAGATGACACCAGGATTCGTGTTGATAAAACAGAGACCTTTACCATGCTGTCCATCTCCAGCAGTGAGAGAAAGGACTGTGGGGATTACAAAGTCAGGCTGAAGAATGACAGCGGAGTCCTGGAGATTAACTTAAAGCTTGTGGTAATAG ACAAGCCACAGCCACCTGCAGGACCCATCAAAGTTGTAGAAAGCTCTGCAAATGACATCACCATTCAGTGGAAGCCCCCAAAGGATGATGGAGGCAAACCAGTACAAAGCTACATTGTTGAGAGTCAGCAGGTAGGCAAGAACGACTGGGTGACGTTGGGAGAAGTGCCCAGGAGCTGTACTACGTTCACCACGAACAAAGTGGAACAAGACATGAGCTACTACTTCAGGGTGAGAGCTGTAAATGCCGAGGGAACTAGTGATGCACTGGAATCAGATGAAGTGAAGGCTGTCAGTAAAG CTTCACCTGGTGCCCCAGATCCCCCTGAGATTGTCAGTGCCAGCAAAGACACCATCACAATATCCTGGAAAGCACCTCGTAAAACTGGCAGTTCCCAAATCGTGGGATATATAATTCAAAAGCGTAAGAAGGGTACCGTGACCTGGCTGCCAGTCAACAACGTGCCTATAGCAG acaagaagctgaaaatgacCAGTCTCAAGAAAGGTCTGCAGTATGAATTTCGTGTGGCAGCTGTCAATGCTGCTGGCATAGGAGATGCCAGTGAACCGTCACAGCCTGTCTTTGCGCGGGATTCCACGA AACCTCCAGGTCCAGTGCAAGACCTTAAagtgagcagcagcaacagcactaGTGTCACCTTGACATGGAAGAGACCTGAAGCAAAGGATGGGATGGATGTGAAAGGCTATGAGGTGGAGATGCGGTCTTCTAACAACCTCAGCTGGACCAAATGCAATACTCTCCCCATAGAGGTGGCCACTTACACAGTTAAAGGCCTCCAAGCCAAGGAGATTTACTTTCTGCGTGTGAGAGCCATCAATGACAGTGGCTCAGGAGAAGCCACAGAGGTTGAAGCTTGCATTGAAGCTGCTCCCGCTGTAG tttctcccAGGATACTAATAGATGACAAGGTGAAAAGCTCCCTGGTTATAAAAGCAGGAAATACCATCCGAGTGGATATTCCCTTTGAA GCATCACCAGATCCAGTGGTGACCTGGTTAAAGGATGGGCTTCCTCTTCCAAACCGGGCTACAATAAACACCAAGGATGGTACCACCCAGCTGCTGATTGGAGCAGCTGAGTTCACTGACAGTGGCATCTACACTGTTGAGCTCCAGAATGGCTTAGGGAAAAGAGAAACGTTCAGCTTCCAAGTTCGAGTTACAG ATACCCCACAGTCTCCTGGGCCTATTCAATTGCAAGAGAATGTGCCAAATACAGTGACAGTAACCTGGGAGCCATCACCATCCGAGAAATGGGAAAGTGATCTCTACTACACAGTCCTGAAACGTGAATCACAGAAGGGCTTGTGGCATGTGGTGGGTGACCTGATCTACACTAACAAGTTCACATTCACCAAACTGATCCCAGGCCGGGACTACTACTTTAGGGTTGTGGCAAAAAATAACTTGGGAGCCAGTGGTCCGTCTGAAACTCTGAAGCCTTGGAGAATTCAAAAACCAAAGG cTGAATGTCATGTCAAACCACAGAAATACAGGGGAGTTAATCAAAACCAGCCCCCGAGATTCCTCGTCCCATTGAAGCCTCATGTGGTGACTACTGGGAGCGAGTGCCGTATGAGCTGTGCGGTTGGAGGCCATCCGTCTCCAAAGATCACGTGGTACAAGGACAGCAGAGACCTCTCCAATGATCCTGCCTATTTTTGCACAAATGACTTTGGTGTCTGCTCCCTGGTCATCCTCGGTGTCACCAAATGTGATGAAGGACAATATATGGTAGAAGCCACCAATGAATCGGGCCATGCATTCAGCAAAGCCTTCCTCACTATTAAAG actcCACCCTGTAG